In a single window of the Streptacidiphilus sp. P02-A3a genome:
- a CDS encoding metalloregulator ArsR/SmtB family transcription factor, whose protein sequence is MGHGGVEEKQGASARERLDRVGSAGVATMLQALATPSRLLILARLAEGPCAASDLALAAGMERSACSHQLRLLKNLGLVTVERRGRSMVYALYDHHVAELLDQAVFHVEHLRLGLVDATAEDAGH, encoded by the coding sequence ATGGGACACGGAGGAGTCGAGGAGAAGCAGGGCGCCAGCGCGCGCGAGCGGCTGGACCGCGTCGGCAGTGCCGGGGTGGCCACCATGCTGCAAGCCCTGGCCACCCCGTCCCGGCTGCTGATCCTGGCCCGGCTGGCCGAGGGCCCGTGCGCGGCCAGCGACCTGGCGCTGGCCGCCGGGATGGAGCGCTCGGCCTGCTCGCACCAGCTGCGGCTGCTGAAGAACCTGGGCCTGGTCACCGTCGAGCGGCGCGGCCGGTCCATGGTGTACGCGCTGTACGACCACCACGTCGCGGAACTGCTGGACCAGGCCGTCTTCCATGTCGAGCACCTGCGGCTCGGCCTGGTCGACGCCACCGCCGAGGACGCCGGCCACTGA
- the lepB gene encoding signal peptidase I, whose translation MDESAGDAATGESVADALVADGGTQAPSAADGGTSGGAVAGGGRKQRPFWKEVPLLVVAAIVMAVIIKTFFVQAFYIPSQSMQNTLQPGDRVLVDKLSPWFGATPQRGQVIVFKDPGGWLSGEDLPAPSTNPVTRDFQSVLSTIGLMPSANDQDLIKRVIAVGGDTVVCKAGAPVSVNGVALTEPYIYPGATPCNDYPVGTVTVPKGDLWVMGDHRNDSADSRYQRQQDNGGGFVPLKDVVGRAFVVAWPISHWSALSVPSTFHQSGLSSAALPAAADGAALVLPVSLWYLRRRRNRR comes from the coding sequence ATGGACGAGTCGGCTGGAGACGCGGCAACGGGGGAGAGTGTGGCCGACGCCCTGGTGGCGGACGGCGGCACGCAGGCCCCGTCGGCGGCGGACGGCGGTACCAGCGGGGGAGCGGTGGCGGGCGGCGGCCGCAAGCAGCGTCCGTTCTGGAAGGAGGTGCCGCTGCTGGTGGTGGCGGCGATCGTGATGGCGGTGATCATCAAGACCTTCTTCGTCCAGGCCTTCTACATTCCCTCGCAGTCCATGCAGAACACGTTGCAGCCGGGTGACCGGGTGCTGGTGGACAAGCTCAGCCCGTGGTTCGGGGCCACCCCGCAGCGCGGCCAGGTGATCGTGTTCAAGGACCCGGGCGGCTGGCTGTCCGGCGAGGACCTGCCCGCCCCGTCCACCAACCCGGTGACCCGGGACTTCCAGTCGGTGCTGAGCACGATCGGGCTGATGCCCTCCGCCAACGACCAGGACCTGATCAAGCGGGTGATCGCGGTCGGCGGCGACACCGTCGTCTGCAAGGCCGGAGCCCCGGTCTCGGTCAACGGCGTCGCGCTGACCGAGCCCTACATCTACCCGGGCGCCACCCCCTGCAACGACTACCCGGTCGGCACGGTGACCGTGCCCAAGGGCGACCTGTGGGTGATGGGCGACCACCGCAACGACTCCGCCGACTCCCGCTACCAGCGCCAGCAGGACAACGGCGGCGGTTTCGTGCCGCTGAAGGACGTGGTCGGCCGGGCGTTCGTGGTGGCCTGGCCGATCAGCCACTGGTCGGCGCTGTCGGTGCCGTCGACCTTCCACCAGAGCGGGCTCTCCTCGGCCGCGCTGCCCGCCGCGGCGGACGGCGCCGCACTGGTGCTGCCGGTCTCGCTCTGGTACCTCAGGCGCCGCCGCAACCGCCGCTGA
- a CDS encoding (2Fe-2S)-binding protein, with protein MSGTGFESIVALGPFFAFETHDPGPAPVEPWRDLRELVTQPGTLAARVHGVRAQLAARAGLPVTAVEPRVAASVAHLGLVARLLSPALATAAILGVPLPLGLDGLRWQPVPGGMFPLSVPRRPVPDRAVAPAELAALLGELLLDGPVRELAAAVRPFSVSGLILRGNAASALGGAVTVLAASPRTTPAQAGRARVIAARLLDHPSLRGAAEVDAAGRFRRRSCCLIYRAAPDGAGGFCGDCVLAAPRSRSRSPEPPIS; from the coding sequence ATGAGCGGCACAGGCTTCGAGTCGATCGTGGCGCTCGGCCCGTTCTTCGCCTTCGAGACCCACGACCCCGGCCCGGCCCCGGTCGAACCCTGGCGCGACCTGCGCGAGTTGGTCACCCAGCCGGGGACGCTGGCGGCGCGGGTGCACGGCGTGCGCGCCCAACTGGCGGCCCGCGCGGGGCTGCCGGTGACGGCGGTGGAGCCGCGGGTGGCCGCGTCGGTGGCGCACCTGGGCCTGGTGGCCAGGCTGCTGTCACCGGCCCTGGCCACCGCCGCGATCCTCGGCGTCCCGCTGCCGCTCGGGCTGGACGGCCTGCGCTGGCAGCCGGTGCCCGGCGGGATGTTCCCGCTCTCGGTGCCGCGGCGGCCGGTTCCGGACCGGGCCGTGGCCCCCGCCGAGCTGGCGGCGCTGCTCGGCGAGCTGCTGCTGGACGGCCCGGTACGCGAACTGGCGGCGGCGGTGCGCCCGTTCTCGGTGTCCGGGTTGATCCTCCGGGGCAACGCCGCGTCCGCGCTGGGCGGCGCGGTCACGGTGCTGGCGGCCTCGCCGCGGACCACCCCGGCCCAGGCCGGGCGGGCGCGGGTGATCGCCGCGCGGCTGCTCGACCATCCGTCCCTGCGCGGGGCGGCGGAGGTGGACGCCGCCGGGCGGTTCCGCCGCCGCAGCTGCTGCCTGATCTACCGCGCGGCGCCGGACGGCGCGGGCGGGTTCTGCGGCGACTGCGTGCTGGCCGCACCGAGGTCCCGGAGCCGGTCCCCGGAGCCCCCGATTTCGTGA
- a CDS encoding putative protein N(5)-glutamine methyltransferase yields the protein MSDFPDPTGVDATEVDPTGVDSDGLSEQAVVLRLRAAGCVFAEDEARLLLDTAADQAGLDAMVRRRIDGLPLEHVLGWAEFCGLRIAVDPGVFVPRRRTEFLVRQAAALGRPGAVVVDLCCGSGAIGAAVASLLGPVELYAADIDPAAVRCARRNVADAGGRVFAGDLFDALPAALLGRVDVLLANVPYVPTEEVGLLPPEARIHEPLVALDGGADGLDVMRRVAREAARWLAPGGSLLVEASERQSRSALDSFAGNGLRPRLAVSQELYSTVVVGTRPATG from the coding sequence ATGTCAGACTTCCCCGATCCCACCGGCGTCGATGCCACCGAGGTCGATCCCACCGGCGTCGACTCCGACGGCCTCTCTGAGCAGGCCGTGGTGCTCAGGCTCCGCGCGGCCGGTTGCGTCTTCGCCGAGGACGAGGCCCGACTGCTCCTCGACACCGCCGCTGACCAGGCCGGACTCGACGCCATGGTGCGCCGTCGGATCGACGGCCTGCCGCTGGAACACGTCCTCGGCTGGGCCGAGTTCTGCGGTCTGCGGATCGCCGTCGACCCCGGCGTCTTCGTGCCCCGGCGGCGCACCGAGTTCCTGGTCCGGCAGGCCGCCGCGCTCGGACGGCCCGGAGCGGTGGTGGTCGACCTGTGCTGCGGTTCGGGCGCCATCGGCGCGGCCGTGGCCTCGCTGCTCGGCCCGGTCGAGCTGTACGCCGCCGACATCGACCCCGCCGCCGTGCGCTGCGCCCGGCGCAACGTCGCCGACGCCGGTGGCCGGGTCTTCGCGGGCGACCTGTTCGACGCGCTGCCCGCCGCACTGCTCGGCCGGGTGGACGTGCTGCTCGCCAACGTGCCCTACGTGCCCACCGAGGAGGTCGGGCTGCTGCCGCCGGAGGCCCGGATCCACGAGCCGCTGGTGGCCCTCGACGGCGGGGCCGACGGCCTGGACGTGATGCGCAGGGTCGCCCGGGAGGCCGCGCGCTGGCTGGCGCCCGGCGGATCACTGCTGGTCGAGGCCAGCGAGCGGCAGTCCCGGTCGGCCCTGGACAGCTTCGCCGGGAACGGGCTGCGCCCGCGCCTGGCGGTGTCGCAGGAGCTGTACTCGACCGTGGTGGTCGGCACCAGGCCCGCCACCGGTTGA
- a CDS encoding PhzF family phenazine biosynthesis protein — translation MEILTYTAFSTDPAGGNPAGVVLDASGLDDAAMLAAAARVGFSETAFVLPGEDGQLDVRYFSPLAEVPFCGHATIALAVAWAHRYGVGGLRLRTKAGPVAVATAGADDGTVAATLVSVPPRTRPLAGPELAELLAALRWSADDLDPALPPRVAYAGAWHPVIAAAGRERLAALDYDLPALAELMRRADWTTIDLVWRESETVFHARNPFPPGGVVEDPATGAAAAAFGGYLRELGLVATPAELTVFQGQDLGRPSTIGVGVPTEPGSGISVTGVAVPLPPGRLAGGAS, via the coding sequence GTGGAGATCTTGACGTACACGGCATTCAGCACCGATCCCGCCGGGGGGAACCCGGCCGGGGTGGTGCTCGACGCGAGCGGTCTGGACGACGCGGCCATGCTGGCGGCGGCGGCGCGGGTCGGCTTCTCCGAGACGGCCTTCGTACTGCCGGGCGAGGACGGCCAGTTGGACGTCCGCTACTTCAGTCCGCTGGCCGAGGTGCCGTTCTGCGGGCATGCCACCATCGCCCTGGCGGTCGCCTGGGCGCACCGGTACGGCGTGGGCGGGCTGCGGCTGCGGACCAAGGCCGGACCGGTGGCCGTGGCCACCGCCGGGGCCGACGACGGCACGGTGGCGGCGACCCTGGTCAGCGTGCCGCCGCGGACCCGGCCGCTGGCCGGGCCCGAGCTGGCCGAACTGCTGGCCGCGCTGCGCTGGTCGGCGGACGACCTCGATCCGGCGCTGCCGCCGCGGGTGGCCTACGCCGGGGCGTGGCATCCGGTGATCGCCGCCGCCGGCCGGGAGCGGCTGGCCGCGCTGGACTACGACCTGCCCGCGCTGGCCGAGCTGATGCGGCGGGCCGACTGGACCACGATCGACCTGGTGTGGCGGGAGTCGGAGACGGTGTTCCACGCGCGGAACCCGTTCCCGCCCGGCGGTGTGGTCGAGGACCCGGCGACGGGTGCGGCGGCCGCGGCCTTCGGCGGGTACCTGCGGGAGCTGGGGCTGGTCGCCACCCCGGCAGAGCTGACCGTGTTCCAGGGACAGGACCTCGGCCGCCCGAGCACCATCGGGGTGGGTGTCCCGACCGAGCCGGGCAGCGGGATCTCGGTCACCGGTGTGGCCGTGCCGCTGCCTCCCGGCCGCCTCGCCGGGGGCGCGTCCTAG
- a CDS encoding STAS domain-containing protein, producing the protein MDFSVTHAQLSAEVAVVRVVGEVDVYRAPRLREVLNGRVDHGQYLVIVDLRPTTALDPTGLGVLVACRKRVRAQRGALVVVTQQEAVLRRFRSTGLSRVLPIRPTVAQAVAELARIRPGILLRPLDTDDESLQTF; encoded by the coding sequence ATGGACTTCAGCGTCACCCACGCGCAGCTCTCCGCCGAAGTCGCGGTGGTCAGAGTCGTCGGCGAGGTCGACGTCTACCGCGCGCCCAGGCTGCGCGAGGTGCTGAACGGACGCGTCGACCACGGGCAGTACCTGGTGATCGTCGACCTGCGGCCGACCACCGCGCTGGACCCCACCGGCCTCGGCGTGCTCGTCGCCTGCCGGAAACGGGTCCGGGCCCAGCGCGGCGCGCTGGTGGTGGTCACCCAGCAGGAGGCGGTGCTGCGGCGGTTCCGCAGCACCGGACTGAGCCGGGTGCTGCCGATCCGCCCGACCGTGGCCCAGGCGGTCGCGGAGCTGGCGCGGATCCGCCCCGGCATCCTGCTGCGCCCGCTCGACACCGACGACGAGTCGCTCCAGACCTTCTAG
- a CDS encoding carbohydrate-binding protein, which yields MRKIAAMFPAAAASAILAAGALVLTAGTGHAATTTALGNNWYGSAPYYYTLDSSAPDLGQVMAATGQKAYELAFILAPNGGGCTPTWDGTDPVSSDTQVAAVINEVRADGGDVSVSAGGYGGTKLGQECGTPAATAAAYQQVITKYGLHAIDFDLEEPEIESAGSINNELGAAQILQQNNPGLYVSVTIPSTTTGANYFGQLLLANAKSLGFTPNNYSIMPFDGGFSGAASQITALQDFNAQLVSTFGWSSATAYAHEGVSQMNGRTDSAEYFYQADFQSVLNFAESSGMTRYTFWDVNRDRECNPPNNNGDLSGECSSVTQNAYDFTKYTAEFAGATPPTSPPTTPPSSPTSSPSSTGGGGGSGTCVAAWNSSSAYSQGAEVSYNGDNWTANQWNDDEVPGGSSGAWTSDGPC from the coding sequence ATGCGAAAGATAGCGGCGATGTTCCCGGCTGCGGCAGCCAGCGCGATCCTCGCGGCGGGCGCCCTGGTGCTGACTGCGGGCACCGGTCACGCGGCGACCACGACTGCGCTCGGCAACAACTGGTACGGCTCGGCACCGTACTACTACACGCTCGACTCCTCCGCCCCCGACCTCGGCCAGGTGATGGCGGCGACCGGGCAGAAGGCGTACGAGCTGGCCTTCATCCTGGCGCCCAACGGCGGTGGCTGTACCCCCACTTGGGACGGGACCGACCCGGTCTCCAGTGACACCCAGGTCGCGGCGGTGATCAACGAGGTCCGCGCGGACGGCGGCGACGTCTCCGTCTCGGCGGGCGGCTACGGCGGCACCAAGCTCGGGCAGGAGTGCGGCACCCCGGCCGCCACCGCCGCCGCCTACCAGCAGGTGATCACCAAGTACGGGCTGCACGCGATCGACTTCGACCTGGAGGAGCCGGAGATCGAGAGCGCCGGCTCGATCAACAACGAGCTCGGCGCGGCGCAGATCCTGCAGCAGAACAACCCGGGCCTGTACGTGTCGGTGACCATCCCGTCGACCACCACCGGCGCCAACTACTTCGGCCAACTGCTGCTGGCCAACGCCAAGTCGCTGGGCTTCACGCCCAACAACTACTCCATCATGCCCTTCGACGGCGGCTTCTCCGGCGCGGCCAGCCAGATCACCGCGCTGCAGGACTTCAACGCCCAGCTGGTGAGCACCTTCGGCTGGAGCTCCGCCACCGCGTACGCGCACGAGGGCGTCTCCCAGATGAACGGCCGCACCGACAGCGCCGAGTACTTCTACCAGGCGGACTTCCAGTCGGTGCTGAACTTCGCCGAGTCCAGCGGGATGACCCGGTACACCTTCTGGGACGTCAACCGGGACCGGGAGTGCAACCCGCCGAACAACAACGGCGACCTGTCCGGTGAGTGCAGCAGCGTGACCCAGAACGCGTACGACTTCACCAAGTACACGGCCGAGTTCGCCGGGGCGACTCCCCCCACCTCCCCGCCGACCACTCCGCCCAGCTCTCCCACCTCCTCGCCCAGCTCGACCGGTGGCGGTGGCGGCAGCGGCACCTGCGTGGCGGCCTGGAACTCCTCGTCCGCGTACTCCCAGGGCGCCGAGGTCTCCTACAACGGCGACAACTGGACCGCCAACCAGTGGAACGACGACGAGGTTCCCGGCGGCTCGTCCGGCGCCTGGACCAGCGACGGCCCCTGCTGA
- a CDS encoding methyltransferase domain-containing protein, giving the protein MQTPSLRTTQRHGARIHSPADRRTAEAYRAAREIPRDGLADWRAAISAQVTLTPAMTLLDVGAGTGAFAEAFHDWFGVQVLAVEPASAMRELIVRQDGIEALDGTAEALPVPDGCADAAWLGSVMHHLSDLRAAARELRRALKPGAPVLIRNSFPGRCGRDLRVRFFPETERLVDTYPDVEDVCDAFATAGFTRVALRPVPQRNARTLGEFAASVRREADSKLRALTDAEFDRGMARLRAAASGTPEQPAVSWMDLLVLI; this is encoded by the coding sequence ATGCAGACCCCTTCCCTGCGCACCACCCAGCGGCACGGCGCCCGGATCCACTCGCCGGCCGACCGCCGGACCGCCGAGGCCTACCGGGCCGCGCGGGAGATCCCCCGGGACGGACTGGCGGACTGGCGCGCCGCCATCAGCGCGCAGGTGACACTGACCCCGGCGATGACCCTGCTGGACGTCGGCGCGGGCACCGGGGCCTTCGCCGAGGCCTTCCACGACTGGTTCGGCGTCCAGGTGCTCGCGGTCGAACCCGCTTCTGCCATGCGTGAACTGATTGTCCGCCAGGACGGCATCGAGGCACTCGACGGGACCGCCGAGGCGCTGCCGGTGCCCGACGGCTGCGCGGACGCCGCCTGGCTCGGCTCGGTCATGCACCACCTGTCCGACCTCCGGGCCGCCGCCCGGGAGCTGCGCCGGGCGCTGAAGCCCGGGGCGCCGGTGCTGATCCGAAACTCCTTCCCCGGCCGCTGCGGACGCGACCTGCGGGTCCGCTTCTTCCCGGAGACCGAACGGCTGGTGGACACCTACCCGGACGTGGAGGACGTCTGCGACGCCTTCGCCACCGCCGGGTTCACCCGGGTCGCGCTGCGCCCGGTGCCGCAGCGCAACGCCCGCACCCTGGGCGAGTTCGCCGCGAGTGTCCGCCGCGAGGCGGACTCCAAGCTGCGGGCGCTCACCGACGCGGAGTTCGACCGGGGCATGGCCCGGCTGCGGGCAGCGGCGTCCGGCACCCCGGAGCAGCCCGCGGTGAGCTGGATGGACCTGCTGGTGTTGATCTGA
- a CDS encoding transglycosylase SLT domain-containing protein: MAEQQRRWGWLALVAAVVVIGWAAQHGGHGSGASGTTVAASAGPSGTRPSPGGSGHPAPSASASPDQNVPSDFAAPVVEYARQAGIDPQLLMAILYNESYKPHDPAFQKAWLRLKPGAALGIANMHEAAYDETRTGRGFADRGWLDLADDPGLAIEAAAWYLHDLAAQLPAHPSGGYTEDQLLAMGYNAGASNMLAFARGVTPGSLSQTYLDTLRQNWDTAGQVVKPYL; this comes from the coding sequence GTGGCCGAGCAGCAGCGGCGTTGGGGCTGGCTGGCCCTGGTGGCGGCGGTGGTCGTGATCGGCTGGGCCGCGCAGCACGGCGGCCACGGCTCCGGTGCCTCCGGGACGACGGTGGCCGCGTCCGCCGGCCCGTCGGGCACCCGGCCGTCGCCGGGCGGCAGCGGCCACCCCGCGCCGTCCGCGTCGGCCTCGCCCGACCAGAACGTCCCCTCGGACTTCGCCGCGCCGGTGGTCGAGTACGCCCGGCAGGCCGGGATCGACCCGCAGCTGCTGATGGCGATCCTCTACAACGAGTCCTACAAGCCGCACGACCCGGCGTTCCAGAAGGCCTGGCTGCGGCTGAAGCCGGGGGCGGCGCTCGGCATCGCCAACATGCACGAGGCCGCCTACGACGAGACCAGGACCGGCCGCGGCTTCGCCGACCGCGGCTGGCTGGACCTGGCGGACGATCCCGGCCTGGCGATCGAGGCCGCCGCCTGGTACCTGCACGACCTGGCGGCGCAACTGCCGGCGCACCCGTCCGGCGGGTACACCGAGGACCAGCTGCTGGCGATGGGCTACAACGCCGGGGCGTCCAACATGCTGGCCTTCGCGCGCGGGGTGACCCCGGGGTCGCTGTCGCAGACCTACCTGGACACGCTGCGGCAGAACTGGGACACGGCCGGCCAGGTGGTCAAACCGTATCTGTAG
- a CDS encoding discoidin domain-containing protein, protein MLGLLIAPIATTSASAASNETALSETGWSATASTNSAGDPPSNAIDGNLATRYSSDAYQAAGMWFQVNLGSAQSFNQIELNSPNSAGDYAVGYNVEVSTDGTNFTTVATETGTASPETATFAAQTAQYIRVVLTAPSTTSWWSIDEFTAYSGTASTETALSETGWSATASTSSAADPPSNAIDGNLATRYSSDAYQAAGMWFQVNLGSAQSFNQIELNSPNSAGDYAVGYNVEVSTDGTNFTSVATGTGTSSPETATFASQTAQYIRVVLTAASTTSWWSIDEFTAYSNGSGGGSSTPPPPTGGSLGSNVYVFNTSMSQASIQSTLNTIANQQIGNQFGTQRYALLFDPGTYGSTTNPLVFSVGYYTSVAGLGLNPSAVTINGAINSWNQCSGTTCNATDNFWRSVSNLTINVTGMTGCAAGDDFWASSQASPLRRVHINGNLSLMDYCNGSPDYASGGFIADSEFTGGTVTSGSQQQYFTRNSSLDGWSNGVWNQVFCGDPGAPAQSFASNSGDSGGPNPYTTLSSCPTTEEEPYLYVDSSGNYNVFVPSVQSNSNGPTWVNGNTPGTSLPLSSFFVVQPSSTTAQINAALAAGDNLLFTPGVYNVTQTINVTKADTKVIGLGFPTLIPSNGNITLSTADVSGVNLSGLIFDAGPTSSSALLQLGTQGSTVSHASDPVSVDDVFFRIGGAEAGTAATSFIDNSNNSLIDDVWAWRADHGAGGGSWTSDQAATGVIVNGNNVTAYGLAVEHYQQYETIWNGQGGTVVFYQNENPYEVPNQAAWMSSATQDGYPAFYVPNSVTTFQGYGMGSYSYFNQGVNIQNAMAFQAPNTPGVQFHDLLTVFLNGSGGINSVINGTGAPVSSTFGGPSDVVSYP, encoded by the coding sequence ATGCTCGGACTGCTCATCGCTCCGATAGCGACCACCAGCGCGTCGGCGGCGTCGAACGAGACCGCGCTCAGCGAGACCGGCTGGTCCGCCACCGCCAGCACCAACTCGGCGGGCGATCCGCCGTCGAACGCGATCGACGGCAATCTGGCGACGCGGTACAGCTCGGACGCCTACCAGGCCGCCGGGATGTGGTTCCAGGTCAATCTCGGTTCGGCGCAGAGCTTCAACCAGATCGAGTTGAACTCGCCCAACTCCGCCGGTGACTACGCGGTCGGCTACAACGTGGAGGTGTCGACCGACGGCACCAACTTCACCACCGTGGCCACCGAGACCGGTACCGCCTCGCCCGAGACCGCGACCTTCGCCGCCCAGACCGCCCAGTACATCCGGGTGGTGCTCACCGCCCCCAGCACCACCAGCTGGTGGTCGATCGACGAGTTCACCGCCTACAGCGGGACGGCCAGCACCGAGACCGCGCTCAGCGAGACCGGCTGGTCCGCCACCGCCAGCACCAGCTCCGCCGCCGATCCACCGTCGAACGCGATCGACGGCAATCTGGCGACGCGGTACAGCTCGGACGCCTACCAGGCCGCCGGGATGTGGTTCCAGGTGAACCTGGGTTCGGCGCAGAGCTTCAACCAGATCGAGTTGAACTCGCCCAACTCCGCCGGTGACTACGCGGTCGGCTACAACGTGGAGGTGTCGACCGACGGCACCAACTTCACCAGCGTGGCCACCGGTACCGGCACCTCCTCCCCGGAGACCGCGACCTTCGCGTCGCAGACCGCCCAGTACATCCGGGTGGTGCTCACCGCGGCCAGCACCACCAGCTGGTGGTCGATCGACGAGTTCACCGCCTACAGCAACGGCTCCGGCGGCGGCAGCAGCACCCCGCCCCCGCCCACCGGCGGCAGCCTCGGCTCCAACGTCTACGTCTTCAACACCAGCATGTCGCAGGCGTCGATCCAGAGCACCCTCAACACCATCGCCAACCAGCAGATCGGCAACCAGTTCGGCACCCAGCGCTACGCGCTGCTGTTCGACCCGGGCACCTACGGCTCCACCACCAACCCGCTGGTCTTCTCGGTCGGCTACTACACCAGCGTGGCGGGCCTCGGCCTGAACCCGAGTGCCGTGACCATCAACGGCGCGATCAACTCCTGGAACCAGTGCAGCGGCACCACCTGCAACGCCACTGACAACTTCTGGCGTTCGGTGTCCAACCTCACCATCAACGTCACCGGCATGACCGGCTGCGCCGCGGGCGACGACTTCTGGGCCAGCTCGCAGGCCTCGCCGCTGCGCCGGGTGCACATCAACGGCAACCTCAGCCTGATGGACTACTGCAACGGCTCGCCCGACTACGCCAGCGGCGGCTTCATCGCCGACTCGGAGTTCACCGGCGGCACCGTCACCAGCGGCTCCCAGCAGCAGTACTTCACCCGCAACAGCTCGCTGGACGGGTGGAGCAACGGCGTCTGGAACCAGGTCTTCTGCGGCGACCCGGGTGCCCCGGCGCAGAGCTTCGCCTCCAACTCCGGTGACAGCGGCGGCCCGAACCCGTACACCACGCTGAGCAGCTGCCCGACCACCGAAGAGGAGCCGTACCTGTACGTCGACTCCTCGGGCAACTACAACGTGTTCGTGCCCTCGGTGCAGAGCAACTCCAACGGCCCCACCTGGGTCAACGGCAACACCCCGGGCACCTCGCTGCCGCTGAGCAGCTTCTTCGTGGTGCAGCCCTCGTCTACCACGGCGCAGATCAACGCGGCGCTGGCGGCGGGCGACAACCTGCTGTTCACCCCCGGCGTCTACAACGTCACCCAGACCATCAACGTGACCAAGGCCGACACCAAGGTCATCGGCCTGGGCTTCCCGACCCTGATCCCGTCCAACGGCAACATCACCCTGAGCACCGCCGACGTCAGCGGGGTCAACCTGTCCGGCCTGATCTTCGACGCCGGACCGACCAGCTCCTCCGCGCTGCTCCAGCTCGGTACCCAGGGCTCGACCGTGAGCCACGCCAGTGACCCGGTCAGCGTCGACGACGTCTTCTTCCGGATCGGCGGCGCCGAGGCGGGCACGGCGGCGACCAGCTTCATCGACAACAGCAACAACTCCCTGATCGACGACGTGTGGGCCTGGCGGGCCGACCACGGCGCGGGCGGCGGCTCCTGGACGTCCGACCAGGCCGCGACCGGCGTCATCGTCAACGGCAACAACGTCACCGCCTACGGCCTGGCCGTGGAGCACTACCAGCAGTACGAGACGATCTGGAACGGACAGGGCGGAACCGTCGTCTTCTACCAGAACGAGAACCCGTACGAGGTGCCGAACCAGGCCGCGTGGATGTCCAGCGCCACCCAGGACGGCTACCCGGCGTTCTACGTGCCGAACAGCGTCACCACCTTCCAGGGGTACGGGATGGGCAGCTACTCGTACTTCAACCAGGGGGTGAACATCCAGAACGCCATGGCCTTCCAGGCACCGAACACCCCGGGCGTGCAGTTCCACGACCTGCTCACGGTGTTCCTGAACGGCTCCGGTGGCATCAACTCGGTGATCAACGGGACCGGCGCACCGGTCAGTTCGACCTTCGGCGGGCCCAGCGACGTGGTGTCGTACCCGTGA